Genomic DNA from Rhodoferax mekongensis:
CGCCCTTTGTCGGGAGGAGTGGTTGTCATCATATGATTCGAAAAGATATCGATCTAATAGTGTTTTAGATGATTCAGATATCAATCGAATAATTCAGGTTTACCCTAGATTATTGTTTTTATGAGGGTTTTTTATTTAGTTTGCCCAGCGGATTAAATGTGGGCAATTGTTTTATTAATTGCAATATTGCAATGTCACAGGCCTGAATTGTGATTTTCTTTTGCAGGGCCGCGGGACTAGCATGCGCCAGCCCTGCCGCTTGGCCGGCCATTGACCACCACCCAACTGCACCCTGTCCATGAACTCCCTCTCTGCACCTTCCCACCCCATCCATTGGCTGCAACACGGGGGCCAACGCCTGGGCCTCCTACCCGGCCTGGGGGGCAGCGTGGCCGCCTGGCAGCGGGACGCAGGTCAAGGCTTGATGGACATCTGGCGCCCCTGGGCCGGCGCGCCGGACCTGTACACGACGGCGTCTTTCCCCCTCGTGCCATGGTCCAACCGCATCGGGCAAGGCGGGTTCAGCCATGACGGCACCCACTACCCCATGCACCCCAACCGCGTGGGCGAGCCCTATCCCATCCACGGGGACGGCTGGCTACAGCCCTGGGTGATCCGCCAGCCTCGCCACGACACGCTGGAGCTGCACCTCGAATCCAAGCACTTCGACGGCAACCCCTATCACTACCGCGCCTTGCAGCGCTTTGTCCTGCGGGATGACGGCATGGACCAACTCCTGGAGGTCACCCACCTCGGTGCAGACAGCCTGCCCTATGGTCTGGGACAGCACCCGGCCTTTTTGCGCACGCCCAACGCTCGTTTGCACGCACAAGTAGAAGGCGTATGGCTCAGTGGTGCAGACCCCATGCCTACCGGATTCACCACGCAGTTTCCCGCCGGGTGGGACCCTCGCGAGGGCATGGCGGTGAGTGGCAGCCTGATTGACAACGCCTATGCCGGCTGGAGCGGCAAGGCCCACATCGACTGGCCGGAACATGCCTTGCGACTGCACATGCGCGATCCGGTCGTCGTGGCGCGGGGCCGGAGCGACGGCTTCTGCTTGCTCTACCGCCCGGCTGAAGGGGCTCATTTTTGCTTCGAACCTGTTACCCACCCGATTGACGCTTTTCACATGGAAGGCCGGCCGGGATTGCAGGTGCTGCAAACCGGCCAGACCTTGCGCCAGGCAGTGGAGTGGCGGTTTGAGTCACTCACCCGCTAGCGCTTTTTGCTATCAAAAAAGTAGCTGCCAGCACACAGCCTTCGGGCGCTAGCGGCTATTCAGGCCATCAAAGCAAGTGGACAGCACCAGATCGATGATTTGCGCATCGGTGTGCTGGCCACCCATGCGCAAAAACTCCAGCACCGGGTCACAGGCGCGGGCGTACAGGGTGTAGAGCACGGCAATGGCCGGCAGCTCGGGGTTGATCAGGCCTTGCGCCTGGGCTGCTTCGATCCATGCCCCTAGACGGTCGCTCACGTCCATGAGTCCGTCCATGTAGGCTTTGTGGCCCATCAGCGTGGCGCGCAAGGTGCTGTTCTGGCTGGGCAGGGAAGGCATCTCGCCGGCCAGCTTGAGCGCCATGGTCCAGCGCACCACCGCGCGCAGGCGCTGCAGGGGCGACATGTCGTCCGGCAAAGTGTCCAGAAAAGCCTGCGCCTGCCCCATCAGGTGGGCCATGGCCGCAGCGGCTAGGTCTTCCTTGCTGGGAAAGTGCTTGTACAGGCTGGCCTTGGCGATACCTACGCTGGCGGCCACCTCGTCCACCGTCATGGCCTCAAAGCCTTTTTCCGCCAGCAGCAGGTTCACCGAGCGGATGATGGCGTCCTCCCGGGCTTGCAGCATCTGCTTTTTGAAAGAGACTTTGACGGGCGCCACGGGCGCGTCCTGGACAGCGGATGGTTCGTTCATGTCGGCATTTTATTCCTCTGGCGTCGGAATGTGGAGACCAAGGCTACTTTGTGACTACTTGGTTTTCGCACCCAGCAAGCGGGTAGCCGCGCCCGACAGGGCATGGGTCAGCCGGTCTATCACCTCCGAGTCCAGATTCCAGCAGTGCCAGTACAGGCTCACGGGCAAGCGCATGTCGGGCGCCAGATTGACCAGCTGCCCTGTTTCCAACAGCCCCTGCACCAGCAGCTCGGGCACGATGCTCGCACCCCAACCGGCCAGCACCGCACGCACCTGCCCCTCAGAGCTGGGCACGAAGCGTTGGCTCAGGGACACCCGTCGCAGGTTGAGTGCCCGGCTCACAAATTCAGTGGGCAGATCGTCTTTGCGGTTGAAGGCGACAAACGGAATACTGCGGAAATTGTGCGGAGTCAGGCCCTGGGGGCAATGCGCCTGGGCGTACTCGGCACTGGCCACCGCCACATATTGCATGGCACCCAAAGACTGCACTTTGCAACCACGAAGCGCTTGCTTCAGGGTGGTCACACAGCCCAGCACTTGGCCTTCACGCAGCCATTCGTGGGTGAAGTCCTGGTCATCGGTGATGATTTCCAGCGGCAATCCCGCGTGCACCAGCGGGTCCAGCGCCGGCAGGGCCCAGGTGGCGATGCTGTCGGCATTCACCGCAATCGAGATGCGCTCGTCCTCGCGCACAGCACCGGTGCTGGGCGCCAGGTCTTTGAGGTCGGTTTCCAGATCGGCTCGCAAGAGGCGCATTTGCACCGCGTGCTTGATGAGCAAGCGCCCGGCCGAGGTCGCTTTCACCGGCCGGCTGCGCACCAGCAGCACCGTTCCCACCTGCGCCTCCAGTGCGCGCAGGCGCTGCGAGACGGCGGATTGGGTGATGGACAGGCGCACCGCAGCGCGTTCAAAGCCGCCTTCTTCCACGATGGCGGCAAGGCATTCCAGGGCGTCCGAGTCGAAAGTACGCATGGTGTTTTCTTATTAATGCAGCTAATGTTTTCGCAAACCAGTTAATTTTACTTTTACTAGCCTTCCGCTTGCCTGACACTGCGCAGATGAAAATTATTGTTCTCGGCGCAGGCACCATCGGCATTTGCACTGCGTGGCATTTGCTGGAACTCGGCCACGAAGTCACGGTGGTCGAGCGTCAAGCCGACGCCGCCCTGGAAACCAGTTTTGCCAATGGCGCGCAAATCTCAGTGAGTTATTGCGAACCCTGGGCCAACAAAGAGGCGCCGCTCAAGGCCCTCAAGTGGATGCTCAGCAAAGAGGCGCCGCTCCTGTTCCGCCCCCAGAACCCCTTCGGCCCCGGCCTGCACCAGTACACCTGGGGCTTGTCTTTCCTGGCCAACTGCAACGACGCGGCTTTTGAGCGCAATGTGCAGCAGCTCGTCGCTTTGGGTGCTTACAGCCACGCCGCCTTGAAGGATGTGGTTGCCAGCACCGGCATTCAATACAACCGCCTGGAGCGCGGCATTGCGCACTATTACTGCGACCAGAAGTCGTTTGACACCGCCGGGGACGCCGCTGCGCTGATGCGCAAGTACGGCGTGAACCGCCAGGTCATCAGCAAAGAAGAGTTCCTGAAGATCGAGCCGGCCTACCGCCAGTTCGCGCACCAGATCGTGGGCGGCACCATCACCCCCAGCGACGAATCCGGCGACTGCAAGGTATTCACCCAGGAGCTGGCCAAGCTGTGCGCCGCCCGTGGCGCCGAGTTCTTGTATGAGTACAGCGTAGAGCAGCTCAATACCGACGGTGGCGCTATCAAATCAGTAGCTGTTCGCGCACTGTCCTCGGGCGCCAAGGGCCAAACCGTGCCCGGGTCCTTCAAGGTGCTGAAGGCAGATCATGTGGTGGTCGCCACCGGCTCCTACACCGCACCGCTCTTGCGCACCGTGGGCGTGAACCTGCCGATTTACCCCGGTAAGGGCTACAGCGCTACCTTCAAGATCTTGAAGCCTGAGCTGGCGCCGCTGGTCTCCACGATTGACGACGCCAAGAAGGTGGCCATCAGCCGCCTGGGCGACGAGCTGCGCGTGGCCGGCACCATCGAGGTCGGCGGCTTTGACCTGACATTGGATTCACCCGTGGCCAAGGCCCGCTGCCACATGCTGTCCCGCCGGATTGAAGAAGTGTTGCCCGGCGTGTGCGACACCCGCACCGAAGAGCAAGGGGGCCAGCCCAACTACTGGACCGGCCTGCGCCCCGCCACCCCCACCAACATTCCTTACATCGGCCAGTCGCCGGTCAAGGGCGTGTGGGTCAATGCCGGTCACGGTACCCTGGGGTGGACGCATGGTGCGGGGTCGGGCAAGGCGATTGCGGAGTTGATCCACGGCAAGAAGCCCGAAATGAACTTCAAGTTTTACGGGGCTTAGGTCTTACTTCGCCGTTTTTCGGTCTTTGGTTTACCGGCCGTGTTGGTGAGAAGCTAGCGGGGTAGGCGTTCTGCTCCGTGTCCCCCGGCCGCTTTGCGGCCTCCTCCTTGACCTGCGCAGAACACCTACCCCGCCAGCTCTTGCGCGAACTTGGTGTGCTGACTCAGAAGAGACCAAACCCTCTAGCGTGGGGCGGGGATGTGCGCTGAAGCGAGGTCAAGGAGGAGGCCGCAGCGCGGCCGGGGGACACGAGCGTAAGCGCACACCCCCGCTCCACGCGGGCGAACACCATAGTCGCCGTCACCCTCCGTGCGCCCGCACTAAACACGACTGAAACGCCAACGTCGCCCGGCTCGGCTGCGGTGACTTACGCGTGATGGCAAAAAACTGGCAGGCGTAGCTCAGCAGATCAGGTCGCACGGCTTGCATCAGACCACGGCGTACAAAGCTCTCGGCATAGTGATCGGGCAGAAATCCCAGAAACTGGCCGGACAAAATCAACGTGGCAATCGACTCCTGGTCAAACCCCGTGGCACGGCGCGGCAGGCGCATGCGCTGGCTCAGCTCCATGTTCGGCGAGTGGTAGCCCAGCCCCGCAAACTCGTGGCCGGGCAAAGTCTCCCAGTTCAGGGCACTCTTATCCGCGTTCCACAACGCATGGCGAGTACCGCAGTACAGCAACATGTGCTCGTCAAACAAGGGGGTGTAGTCCAACACATCCGACGCGCGATGACCGGGGATGATGCCCACATGGAACTGCCCGTCCAGCACCCCGCGCTCGATGGCCGTGAGGGTGGCCACATGCAGGTTCAGCCCGACATCGGGGGCTTCCGCATGAAAGTGAGCGATGGCTTCGGCAATGTGGCTGGCCGGGTTGCTGGCGGTTTTGTCGAACACCGCCACCTGCAGTTGCCCGCCCATGCGCTGGTGGATTTCGTCCACGCTGCTGCGGAATGCGTCGGTCGCAGCCAGCAACTGGGTGGTCTGGGCATAGATTTTTTCGCCCTCGGCGGTGAGCGCAAAACCAGCCCGGCCACGCCTGCACAGGGTCAGGCCGAGGCGGGTTTCCAGGTCCTTGATGTGGCGGCTCACCGTGGAGGTTCCGATGTTGAGCTCCAGCTCGGCCGCGGCCATGCCCCCGCAATCGACCACCGCCTTGAAGACGCGCAGCAAGCGCAAATCCATGTCGCTGATCTGGCCGAGAACGGCTTTGGCTTTTACTTTCATACTTTGCGAAGTAAATAGTGATATTTGTGACTTTATAAGAGTAACAGAGCTGCCCACAATGCACCATCGCCCTTACAAGGCCTACCAACCCCACCCACTGGAGTTCCCATGAAGCTCAACGACACCAGCGTCTCCGCTACCGGCGAGGCAGTAACCAGCACCTCCACCTTCCCCATGTCCCGCGAGTGGATGGAATCGCACTGGATGGCCTTTACCGGCAACCGCGATTTCAAAGCCAACCCGCGCATGATGGTGAGTGCCCAAGGCGCTTACTTCACGGACTCCAACGGCAAAAAGATCTTCGACGGCCTCTCCGGCCTCTGGTGCGCAGGTCTGGGCCACGGCCGTCGCGAGATTACCGAGGCTGTGAGCAAGCAGATCGGCACCCTGGACTTTTCGCCCGCCTTCCAGTTCGGCCACCCGCTCTCCTTTGAGCTGGCCAACAAGATCGTCGAACTCACCCCCGAGGGCTTGGACCATGTGTTCTACACCGGCTCCGGCTCCGAATCGGCAGACACTGCACTCAAAATGGCCCGCGCTTACTGGCGCGCCAAAGGCATGGGCACCAAGACGCGTTTGATCGGCCGCGAGAAGGGTTACCACGGCGTGAACTTCGGCGGCATTTCGGTCGGCGGCCTGCCCGCCAACCGCAAGACCTTCGGCCAAGGCATTGAGGCCGACCACTTGGCCCACACCCAGCTGGCCTCCAACGCGTTCAGCAAAGGTCTGCCTGAGAAAGGCGGCGACATGGCCGACGAGCTGCTGCGCCTGATTGCCCTGCACGACGCGTCCAACATTGCCGCAGTGATCGTGGAACCCATGTCCGGCTCGGCCGGTGTGGTGGTGCCGCCCGTGGGCTACCTGCAGCGCCTGCGAGAGATCTGCACCCAGAACAACATCCTGCTGATTTTTGATGAAGTGATCACCGGTTTCGGCCGCTTGGGCGCTTACACCGGCGCAGGCTATTTCGGCGTAGTGCCGGACATCCTGAACGCCGCCAAGCAGATCACCAATGGCGCGCAACCCTTGGGCGTGGTGGTGGCCAAGAAAGAGATTTACGACACCTTCATGGCAGCCGGTGGCCCCGACTACATGCTGGAATTCCCCCACGGCTACACCTACTCCGCCCACCCCGTGGCCTGCGCCGCCGGCATTGCGGCTCTGGACATTCTGGTCAAGGAAAACATGGTGGAGCGCGTGGCGGCTCTAGCGCCTTACTTCGAGAAAGCGGTGCACAGCCTGCGCGGCGCCAAGCACATCACCGACATCCGCAACCTCGGTCTGTCGGCCGGCTTTACGCTGGCTGCAGTGCCCGGCGAGCCCGCCAAGCGCCCTTACGAGGTGGCCATGCGCTGCCTGGACAAGGGCTTCTACGTGCGCTATGCCGGTGACTGCATTGCGCTGGCGCCACCCTTCATCACCACCGAGGCCGAGATCGACAGCCTGGTCAACGCCTTGGGCGAAGCCATCAACGCAACCGCCTGAAGCGAAATACCCATTCGCTATTCTTTTTATAGCTGCTCGCGCACGTTTGTCGTGCGCCAGCAGCCCTTTTGACACTTCAATCCCTCTATGTCTCAACTCCCCACAGTCGGCCACCTCATCGGCGGCAAGATCATCACCACCGGCGAACGCGCACAAGACGTCTTCAACCCCGCCACCGGCAAAGCCGAGAAGCGGGTGCTGCTGGCCCCCAAAGCCACGGTAGAAGAAGCCATTGCCAACGCGCAAGCTGCCTTCCCCGCCTGGCGCAACACGCCACCGCTCAAGCGAGCCCGCGTGATGAGCAACCTGAAAGTTTTGCTGGAAAAGCACGCTGAAGAACTCTGCGCCCTCATCACCGCCGAACACGGCAAGGTGCTTTCCGACGCCTTGGGCGAACTGCAGCGCGGCATTGAGAACGTGGAATACGCGTCTTATGCCCCCGAACTTCTCAAAGGGGAGCACAGCAAGAACGTGGGCCCCGCTATCGACAGCTGGAGCGAGTTTCAGGCGCTGGGCGTGACCGCCGGCATCACCCCCTTCAACTTCCCGGCCATGGTGCCGCTGTGGATGTGGCCTATGGCGGTCGCCTGCGGCAACACCTTTGTACTGAAACCGTCTGAGCGCGACCCCAGCTCCACCCTGCGTGTGGCCGAGTTGGCACTCGAAGCCGGCCTGCCACCCGGTGTGCTGAACGTGGTCAACGGCGACAAAGAAGCCGTGGACACGCTCTTGCAAGACCCACGGGTCAAGGCGGTGAGCTTTGTGGGCTCCACCCCGATTGCCGAATACATTTATGCCGAAGGCTGCAAACACGGCAAACGTGTACAAGCCTTGGGCGGCGCCAAGAACCACGCGGTGGTCATGCCCGATGCCGACGTCGCCAACGCCGTGAGCGCCCTCATGGGTGCGGCCTATGGCTCCTGCGGCGAACGCTGCATGGCCATTCCGCTGGTGGTGGCCGTAGGTGACGCTACCGCCGACGCGGTGATTGAAGGCCTGAAAGCCGAGATCGCCAAGATGAAGGTCGGCCCTGGCACAGCCCCCGGCATGGACATGGGCCCACTGGTGACCAAGCCGCACTTCGAAAAGGTGAAGGGCTATGTGGACCAAGGTGTGAAAGAAGGCGCCACCCTGGTGGTGGACGGCCGCGGGCTGAAGGTCGCCGGCCATGAAGACGGCTATTACCTCGGCCCCTGCCTGTTTGACAACGTCAAACCGGGCATGGTGATTTACCAGGAAGAAATCTTCGGTCCCGTGCTGGGTGTGGTGCGTGTCAAGACGCTTCAAGAAGCCATGGACATGATCGATGCCCACGAATACGGCAACGGCACCTGCATCTTCACCCGCGACGGCGAAGCCGCCCGTTACTTCACCGACAACATTTTGGTCGGCATGGTGGGGGTGAACGTGCCGCTGCCCGTGCCTGTGGCCTACCACTCCTTCGGCGGCTGGAAGCGCAGCCTGTTTGGTGACCTGCACGCCTACGGCCCCGACGCCGTGCGCTTCTATACCAAACGCAAAACCATCACCCAGCGCTGGCCGAGTGCCGGTGTGCGCGAGGGGGCAGTGTTCAACTTCCCGAGCAGCCGCTGAGTCTGGTGTGCAATCCCGGCCACCGCCGGGTTTGCACGCTCCCCGGATCCGCCCAAAAGCAAAAAGGCTTGTCTTTCGACAAGCCTTTTTTTCGGTGGGGCCGTGCAGGCCAGCGGCAAGCGTCCCTACTTGAAACGACGCCGCGCAATCGTCGCCATCAATCCCAAGCCAGCCAATACCAAACCGCCGGAATTGGCGTCAGGTGTCACCAGCTGCATAGCATCGGGGCCGGCAGTCTGAACAGCCCAAGCGGGTAGCGCAGCCACTGCGAGTAACAGGAGTAATTTGATCTTCATAAGGCCTCCGGAAGGATGTGTGACAAGGTCAGTATTAACCCTATGCTGCGCCGCAACAATAGTCCATTCGGATAAGCAACCAACATTCCGACATCCAAAACAAAAAGGCCTGCACGAGGCAGGCCTTCTGAAAGCAAATGTGTCGTACTTACGCAGACTTTTGACGACTGCGTTTTGTGGCGGCACCAATCAACCCCAGTCCTGCAAGCAAGAGCGCAAAGCTTTCGGGTTCGGGCACAGGGCTAACAGTTCCGAAGTTGACCACGACCGCGCCCTTGGCGGTGTTGGGCAAAGCGGCGCTGGTGCCTGTCACCTTGAGCGTATACGCCTGCCCAGCCAACAAGCTAAACGCGCTGTTCGCCGCATCGCTTACCAAAATTGTGCGATTGCCGTTCAAGCTAACAGAATTAAAAACAGCGATCTGGGATACACCGGACCACAAGGAAGCCGACAGTGCAGAGAACTGGCTTGCGAGCCCAGTCACACGCAATATGAGCTTATTTGTTACTGCAGGAGTTACCACAAAGGATTCGGCAAATGCACCGTTGGTGGCTTCTTCGAAGGACGCGCTGGTGCCGGCTGCATGGCTGTTTGCCGCCGCTACCAAAACGGCGGCTGCCACGAGTGATTGGATGGTCTTTTTCATGCGTATCCCCTGATTATTTGGATTGACGACGGCGAGCAACCGCACCCATCAAACCCAAGCCCGCCAAAAGCAAAGCATAAGTTTCGGGTTCCGGGACAGGAGCCAATGTCACAGTGTAGGAGGCGGCTTCGCCGTAACCCGACAATTGGAACCAGTAAGAGCCACCGGGAGCAAGGCTGAAAGTGGATTGATATGAAGCCACACCCAAACCACTCAGACTTCCGTTGATCGGCAAGGACACAGTAAACCCAGACCCGGGTGCGCCCTGACCCACAGTCAAATAGGTATCCAAGCCCAAACCAGCATAGTCCACTGCGAAGTAGCCGCCAGTTACGCCCGTAAATTGAGACGGCAGGGTGAAGGTGTAAATATCCTCAAACGTGCCTGAAACATCAACGGAATTCTGGTAAGTGTTTTCCAACGGGCCGATATTGAATGTACTTGCTTGAGCCGCAGCCAGAGACGCTGCCAGCGTGAGCGCCAAAGCTGCTTTTTTCATTAACGATTTGTACACAAGCTTCTCCCATCAAATTTCAGAATGGCCGAAGTGTCGAGCTTTTGCGGCACTGCAACAATAGTGCGATCGGACTATCTACCACAAGGCTTTGAAAGTTTCGACACAATCGTCA
This window encodes:
- a CDS encoding aldose 1-epimerase encodes the protein MNSLSAPSHPIHWLQHGGQRLGLLPGLGGSVAAWQRDAGQGLMDIWRPWAGAPDLYTTASFPLVPWSNRIGQGGFSHDGTHYPMHPNRVGEPYPIHGDGWLQPWVIRQPRHDTLELHLESKHFDGNPYHYRALQRFVLRDDGMDQLLEVTHLGADSLPYGLGQHPAFLRTPNARLHAQVEGVWLSGADPMPTGFTTQFPAGWDPREGMAVSGSLIDNAYAGWSGKAHIDWPEHALRLHMRDPVVVARGRSDGFCLLYRPAEGAHFCFEPVTHPIDAFHMEGRPGLQVLQTGQTLRQAVEWRFESLTR
- a CDS encoding TetR/AcrR family transcriptional regulator, whose product is MNEPSAVQDAPVAPVKVSFKKQMLQAREDAIIRSVNLLLAEKGFEAMTVDEVAASVGIAKASLYKHFPSKEDLAAAAMAHLMGQAQAFLDTLPDDMSPLQRLRAVVRWTMALKLAGEMPSLPSQNSTLRATLMGHKAYMDGLMDVSDRLGAWIEAAQAQGLINPELPAIAVLYTLYARACDPVLEFLRMGGQHTDAQIIDLVLSTCFDGLNSR
- a CDS encoding LysR family transcriptional regulator ArgP, producing the protein MRTFDSDALECLAAIVEEGGFERAAVRLSITQSAVSQRLRALEAQVGTVLLVRSRPVKATSAGRLLIKHAVQMRLLRADLETDLKDLAPSTGAVREDERISIAVNADSIATWALPALDPLVHAGLPLEIITDDQDFTHEWLREGQVLGCVTTLKQALRGCKVQSLGAMQYVAVASAEYAQAHCPQGLTPHNFRSIPFVAFNRKDDLPTEFVSRALNLRRVSLSQRFVPSSEGQVRAVLAGWGASIVPELLVQGLLETGQLVNLAPDMRLPVSLYWHCWNLDSEVIDRLTHALSGAATRLLGAKTK
- a CDS encoding D-amino acid dehydrogenase translates to MKIIVLGAGTIGICTAWHLLELGHEVTVVERQADAALETSFANGAQISVSYCEPWANKEAPLKALKWMLSKEAPLLFRPQNPFGPGLHQYTWGLSFLANCNDAAFERNVQQLVALGAYSHAALKDVVASTGIQYNRLERGIAHYYCDQKSFDTAGDAAALMRKYGVNRQVISKEEFLKIEPAYRQFAHQIVGGTITPSDESGDCKVFTQELAKLCAARGAEFLYEYSVEQLNTDGGAIKSVAVRALSSGAKGQTVPGSFKVLKADHVVVATGSYTAPLLRTVGVNLPIYPGKGYSATFKILKPELAPLVSTIDDAKKVAISRLGDELRVAGTIEVGGFDLTLDSPVAKARCHMLSRRIEEVLPGVCDTRTEEQGGQPNYWTGLRPATPTNIPYIGQSPVKGVWVNAGHGTLGWTHGAGSGKAIAELIHGKKPEMNFKFYGA
- a CDS encoding LysR family transcriptional regulator is translated as MKVKAKAVLGQISDMDLRLLRVFKAVVDCGGMAAAELELNIGTSTVSRHIKDLETRLGLTLCRRGRAGFALTAEGEKIYAQTTQLLAATDAFRSSVDEIHQRMGGQLQVAVFDKTASNPASHIAEAIAHFHAEAPDVGLNLHVATLTAIERGVLDGQFHVGIIPGHRASDVLDYTPLFDEHMLLYCGTRHALWNADKSALNWETLPGHEFAGLGYHSPNMELSQRMRLPRRATGFDQESIATLILSGQFLGFLPDHYAESFVRRGLMQAVRPDLLSYACQFFAITRKSPQPSRATLAFQSCLVRAHGG
- a CDS encoding aspartate aminotransferase family protein, with the translated sequence MSREWMESHWMAFTGNRDFKANPRMMVSAQGAYFTDSNGKKIFDGLSGLWCAGLGHGRREITEAVSKQIGTLDFSPAFQFGHPLSFELANKIVELTPEGLDHVFYTGSGSESADTALKMARAYWRAKGMGTKTRLIGREKGYHGVNFGGISVGGLPANRKTFGQGIEADHLAHTQLASNAFSKGLPEKGGDMADELLRLIALHDASNIAAVIVEPMSGSAGVVVPPVGYLQRLREICTQNNILLIFDEVITGFGRLGAYTGAGYFGVVPDILNAAKQITNGAQPLGVVVAKKEIYDTFMAAGGPDYMLEFPHGYTYSAHPVACAAGIAALDILVKENMVERVAALAPYFEKAVHSLRGAKHITDIRNLGLSAGFTLAAVPGEPAKRPYEVAMRCLDKGFYVRYAGDCIALAPPFITTEAEIDSLVNALGEAINATA
- a CDS encoding CoA-acylating methylmalonate-semialdehyde dehydrogenase is translated as MSQLPTVGHLIGGKIITTGERAQDVFNPATGKAEKRVLLAPKATVEEAIANAQAAFPAWRNTPPLKRARVMSNLKVLLEKHAEELCALITAEHGKVLSDALGELQRGIENVEYASYAPELLKGEHSKNVGPAIDSWSEFQALGVTAGITPFNFPAMVPLWMWPMAVACGNTFVLKPSERDPSSTLRVAELALEAGLPPGVLNVVNGDKEAVDTLLQDPRVKAVSFVGSTPIAEYIYAEGCKHGKRVQALGGAKNHAVVMPDADVANAVSALMGAAYGSCGERCMAIPLVVAVGDATADAVIEGLKAEIAKMKVGPGTAPGMDMGPLVTKPHFEKVKGYVDQGVKEGATLVVDGRGLKVAGHEDGYYLGPCLFDNVKPGMVIYQEEIFGPVLGVVRVKTLQEAMDMIDAHEYGNGTCIFTRDGEAARYFTDNILVGMVGVNVPLPVPVAYHSFGGWKRSLFGDLHAYGPDAVRFYTKRKTITQRWPSAGVREGAVFNFPSSR
- a CDS encoding FxDxF family PEP-CTERM protein — its product is MKKAALALTLAASLAAAQASTFNIGPLENTYQNSVDVSGTFEDIYTFTLPSQFTGVTGGYFAVDYAGLGLDTYLTVGQGAPGSGFTVSLPINGSLSGLGVASYQSTFSLAPGGSYWFQLSGYGEAASYTVTLAPVPEPETYALLLAGLGLMGAVARRRQSK